A part of Halomarina litorea genomic DNA contains:
- the fer gene encoding ferredoxin Fer, translated as MDIELPAVGPGVETSEADSEDLPPAEVEYLDYRVVQRNGWDLEEDDVFEKAAALDLSDLDYGRMEVDRNETLLRSAEANDLKWGSQCRSGTCNVCTAVLLEGEAEMDMNLALTDEEVEEGNMRLTCVCKPESDHVRVVFNSLPKLAADRGADDGRPVESATDD; from the coding sequence ATGGACATCGAGCTGCCCGCAGTCGGTCCGGGCGTCGAGACGTCGGAAGCGGACTCCGAGGACCTCCCCCCGGCGGAGGTGGAGTACCTCGACTATCGGGTCGTCCAGCGCAACGGGTGGGACCTCGAGGAGGACGACGTCTTCGAGAAGGCGGCGGCCCTCGACCTGAGCGACCTCGACTACGGGCGGATGGAGGTCGACCGGAACGAGACGCTGTTGCGCTCGGCGGAGGCGAACGACCTCAAGTGGGGGTCCCAGTGCCGGTCGGGGACCTGCAACGTCTGTACGGCCGTCCTGCTGGAGGGGGAGGCGGAGATGGACATGAATCTCGCGCTGACCGACGAGGAGGTCGAGGAGGGGAACATGCGTCTCACCTGCGTCTGCAAACCGGAGAGCGACCACGTTCGGGTCGTCTTCAACTCCCTGCCGAAACTGGCCGCGGACCGGGGGGCGGACGACGGGCGGCCGGTCGAGTCGGCGACCGACGACTGA